From Anopheles coluzzii chromosome 3, AcolN3, whole genome shotgun sequence, the proteins below share one genomic window:
- the LOC120957537 gene encoding uncharacterized protein LOC120957537 isoform X3 has translation MDPASKKTEIPAASVTTRAAAKSASTGTPTADSSSNLPTGVLATDNSATAKPISSKTSTRGPVTAHSAAVKPKASSSTTSSTSVPGSSVGEGTALSVSVRGITTAVTNMSTMFSFEPFDPTNCKIQRWLERLQIAFKIHRVSEEDKRDYLLHYMGGATYDVLCNKLKNAEPQTKTFQEIVSILQEHFNPNPLEILENFKFANRKQAENETLSTYLMELEKLAQTCNFGDYLDKALRNQFVFGLQNRAIQSRLLEVRDLTLAKAKDIAFSMEMSNRGADEIHGAGAAYPVQHISTTSKKKSKPTTVQRKTACYRCGNEEHFADKCRHRNAICNYCKKMGHLDKVCRTKLQRAGVHTLEYEPDLPACDDDVVDVLNLRAVQNLAGQ, from the exons ATGGATCCGGCGTCAAAGAAGACCGAAATTCCTGCTGCTTCTGTCACCACACGGGCTGCTGCTAAATCTGCCAGTACCGGAACACCTACGGCCGATTCTTCTTCAAACCTTCCTACTGGCGTCCTTGCTACGGACAATTCTGCTACTGCTAAGCCTATTTCTTCGAAAACTTCTACTAGAGGCCCTGTTACGGCCCATTCTGCTGCGGTAAAACCAAAGGCATCCAGTTCTACTACATCCAGCACATCGGTGCCCGGCTCAAGTGTGGGTGAAGGTACCGCTCTGTCTGTTTCGGTCCGGGGGATAACTACTGCTGTTACGAATATGTCTACAATGTTCTCATTTGAGCCGTTTGATCCAACAAACTGCAAAATCCAGAGATGGTTGGAAAGGTTGCAAATTGCCTTCAAAATCCATCGAGTTTCCGAAGAAGACAAACGTGATTACCTTCTCCATTATATGGGTGGTGCTACTTATGACGTGTTGTGCAACAAGTTAAAGAATGCAGAACCGCAAACTAAAACGTTCCAGGAAATTGTTTCCATTCTTCAAGAGCATTTCAACCCAAATCCTTTAgaaattttggaaaatttcaAGTTTGCAAATCGGAAGCAAGCTGAAAACGAAACACTATCTACGTATCTAATGGAATTGGAGAAGCTAGCACAAACATGCAATTTTGGGGATTACCTCGACAAAGCCTTGAGAAACCAATTTGTATTCGGACTCCAAAACCGTGCGATCCAATCGCGGTTGCTCGAGGTGCGCGACTTAACATTGGCTAAAGCGAAGGACATAGCTTTTAGTATGGAAATGTCAAATCGAGGCGCAGACGAAATACACGGCGCCGGTGCAGCGTATCCAGTTCAGCACATCAGCACCACgagcaagaagaagagcaagccAACAACGGTTCAAAGGAAAACAGCTTGCTATCGGTGTGGAAACGAAGAGCATTTTGCGGATAAGTGTCGACACCGGAATGCAATTTGCAACTACTGCAAGAAAATGGGACACTTGGATAAAGTGTGTCGTACAAAACTACAACGAGCAGGAGTACACACACTGGAGTACGAGCCTGATCTTCCTGCCTGTGACGATGACGTTGTGGATGTGCTCAACCTGAGAGCAGTGCAAAATCTGGCGG GTCAATAG